Proteins from a single region of Micromonospora sp. WMMA1363:
- a CDS encoding transposase, giving the protein MTATPTWPHPFLTSPQRPTTLRNPWSTTRHQTTQWPLTSGPRGWGRSSKRPRTYPSDTSDVEWRILASLVPVGGTRRSRGGRPVTYPRRDVVDTIRYVTRTGCQWLTSR; this is encoded by the coding sequence ATTACCGCCACACCAACGTGGCCTCACCCGTTTCTTACGTCTCCACAAAGGCCGACCACGCTTCGAAATCCCTGGTCAACGACCCGGCACCAAACTACGCAATGGCCCCTGACGAGCGGCCCACGTGGCTGGGGAAGATCAAGCAAGCGTCCCCGTACATACCCGTCGGACACCTCCGACGTCGAGTGGCGGATCCTCGCGTCGCTGGTGCCGGTCGGCGGCACCCGGCGCAGTCGCGGTGGTCGGCCGGTGACCTACCCACGCCGTGACGTGGTGGATACCATCCGGTACGTGACCCGTACAGGCTGCCAGTGGTTAACCTCCCGCTAG
- a CDS encoding ISAs1 family transposase, whose protein sequence is MLGSLKDVLVVADALHAQTGHADLLASADAHLMVPIKANQPKLFAQLKALPWAQVPVGAQTRETGHGRKETRTVKALTVKTPGGLGFPNAEQAVRITRTRTIKGKTTRETEYLTISLPADQAQPADLGTWARSEWHIENRLHHVRDVTLREDAHQARTHNGPAVFATLRNTAIGYHHTDGATNIAEATRRASHRPHELIDAVTTGKPTVTSSNTTMQ, encoded by the coding sequence GTGCTGGGATCCCTGAAGGACGTCCTGGTCGTCGCCGACGCGCTGCACGCCCAGACCGGGCACGCCGATCTGCTCGCCTCCGCCGACGCTCATCTGATGGTCCCGATCAAGGCCAACCAACCCAAGCTGTTCGCCCAGCTCAAGGCCCTGCCCTGGGCGCAGGTCCCGGTCGGGGCACAGACCCGCGAGACCGGTCACGGCCGCAAAGAGACCCGCACCGTCAAGGCACTCACCGTCAAGACCCCCGGCGGGCTGGGCTTTCCCAACGCCGAACAGGCCGTCCGGATCACCCGGACCCGCACGATCAAGGGCAAGACCACTCGCGAAACGGAGTACCTGACTATCTCGCTGCCCGCCGACCAGGCCCAACCCGCCGACCTCGGCACCTGGGCGCGCTCTGAATGGCATATCGAGAACCGCCTACATCACGTCCGAGACGTCACGCTACGTGAAGACGCCCACCAGGCCAGGACCCACAACGGTCCTGCCGTGTTCGCCACCCTCCGTAACACCGCAATCGGATACCACCACACCGACGGCGCCACCAACATCGCCGAAGCAACTCGCCGGGCCAGTCACCGCCCACACGAGCTCATCGACGCCGTGACTACCGGAAAACCGACCGTGACCAGCAGCAACACGACAATGCAATAG
- a CDS encoding IS1182 family transposase produces MRPRSRVQIPDQTVLVARAAFPNGSVAISARDHLGEVFTDEQFAAAFGVRGAPAESPGALALVTALQFAENLTDRQAARMVARAIDWKYALGLELTDPGFDASVLSKFRTRLVEHGLEEQVFTAMLTVSTGKGLIAAGGKQRTDSTHVISAVRDLNRLEVAGESVRACLETLSVAAPDWLATAIDVGEWAHRYGPRIDSWRLPASQAKRDRLAQVYGTDAVALLRAVFAPAAPVWLAELPAVRTLRTVLVQNYLITTDSRGREVIRRREADTDGLPPARSRITSPYDTDTRWAAKGDDLFWNGYKVHLTETCDPDTEHGTTSDHDGQTGPRPTPNLIVNVATTAATVPDVKATTGIHQHLHDRRLLPAEHYLDSGYPSADTIATAQTFGVTMVTPALLDQSAQARARTGYDKTCFTIDFDTRQVTCPQGHTNTSWSPTVQRGTEVIVVKFPTTTCGPCPARAQCTTAKRGGRQLTFYPRDLHHALTAARTRQTSDSWHDKYKLRAGVEGTINQALDITGIRHTRYRGLAKTRLQHVFSAIALNLVRLHTWWTDHPLPTARTSNLQRLDHALAADLGVCRRIGADVVTNAAWRRG; encoded by the coding sequence ATGCGGCCGCGGTCGCGGGTCCAGATTCCTGATCAGACGGTGCTGGTGGCCCGCGCGGCGTTCCCGAACGGCAGCGTGGCGATATCAGCGCGTGACCACCTGGGTGAGGTGTTCACCGACGAACAGTTCGCTGCCGCGTTCGGTGTCCGGGGCGCTCCGGCCGAATCGCCGGGCGCCTTAGCGCTGGTGACCGCGTTGCAGTTCGCGGAGAACCTGACCGATCGGCAGGCCGCGCGGATGGTCGCCCGGGCGATCGACTGGAAGTACGCGCTCGGCCTGGAGCTGACCGATCCCGGCTTCGACGCCAGCGTGCTGTCCAAGTTCCGTACCCGGCTGGTCGAGCACGGCCTGGAAGAACAGGTCTTCACCGCGATGCTGACCGTGTCGACCGGCAAGGGCCTGATCGCGGCTGGTGGTAAGCAGCGCACCGATTCCACTCACGTGATCAGCGCGGTGCGAGACCTCAACCGTCTGGAGGTGGCCGGCGAGTCGGTACGGGCCTGCCTGGAAACGTTGTCGGTGGCCGCACCGGACTGGCTGGCCACCGCTATCGACGTCGGCGAGTGGGCGCACCGGTACGGGCCACGCATCGATTCCTGGCGGCTACCCGCCTCGCAGGCCAAGCGGGACCGCCTCGCCCAGGTCTACGGCACCGACGCCGTCGCCCTGCTGCGCGCGGTGTTCGCCCCTGCCGCCCCGGTCTGGCTGGCCGAACTGCCCGCGGTGCGGACGCTGCGCACCGTGCTGGTGCAGAACTATCTGATCACCACCGACAGCAGGGGGCGGGAGGTGATCCGGCGGCGGGAGGCGGACACGGACGGTCTCCCGCCCGCCAGATCCCGGATCACCTCCCCGTACGACACCGACACCCGGTGGGCCGCAAAAGGCGACGACCTGTTCTGGAACGGCTACAAGGTCCACCTGACCGAGACCTGCGACCCCGACACCGAGCACGGCACCACCAGCGACCACGACGGCCAGACCGGTCCCCGGCCGACACCGAACCTGATCGTCAACGTGGCCACCACGGCGGCCACCGTCCCCGACGTGAAAGCCACCACCGGCATCCACCAGCACCTGCACGACCGCCGGCTGCTGCCCGCCGAGCACTACCTCGACTCCGGCTACCCCTCAGCCGACACCATCGCCACCGCGCAGACTTTCGGCGTCACCATGGTCACCCCGGCCCTGCTCGACCAGTCCGCCCAGGCCCGTGCCCGCACCGGCTACGACAAGACCTGCTTCACCATCGACTTCGACACCCGGCAGGTCACCTGCCCCCAAGGACACACCAACACCTCCTGGAGCCCCACGGTCCAACGCGGCACCGAGGTCATCGTGGTCAAGTTCCCCACCACCACCTGCGGCCCGTGCCCCGCCCGCGCCCAGTGCACCACCGCGAAACGCGGCGGCCGGCAACTCACCTTCTACCCCCGCGACCTCCACCACGCCCTCACCGCTGCCCGCACCCGACAGACCAGCGACAGCTGGCACGACAAGTACAAGCTGCGCGCCGGCGTCGAAGGCACCATCAACCAGGCCCTCGACATCACCGGCATCCGCCACACCCGCTACCGCGGCCTCGCGAAAACCCGCCTCCAACACGTGTTCTCCGCGATCGCCCTCAACCTCGTCCGACTCCACACCTGGTGGACCGACCACCCCCTACCAACAGCCCGGACCAGCAACCTCCAACGCCTCGATCACGCCCTCGCCGCTGACCTCGGCGTTTGCCGGCGGATTGGCGCCGATGTGGTCACTAACGCGGCTTGGCGGCGTGGGTAG
- a CDS encoding ISAs1 family transposase, producing MPDPRARRGVRHRLTVVVTAAVCAVVAGYRSYAAIAEWVADVPAATALALGMIPDRRPSEAMIRRLLQAMDPQLLTAAISVWLAGRATASTSMAGRAIAVDGKTLRGSRTTDTPARHVMTACDQATGVVLASIDVDGKTNEITRFAPLLDQIGDLRGTVITADALHCQREHVTYLAERGAHWILTVKGNQPHLHAQLTALPWRAVPDATRDTDRGHGRREIHSCKILTISTGIDFPHAAQVIQIRRRRRRLDQPKRFTTETVYAITDLRVHQAKPAQLAAWTREHWSIENKVHWVRDVTYDLSCSDLVTTPAEGGQEGSGLGGDAWLGGHLLGADGDGG from the coding sequence CTGCCGGATCCACGAGCTCGGCGAGGTGTCCGGCACCGGTTGACAGTCGTGGTCACCGCAGCCGTGTGTGCCGTGGTCGCCGGCTACCGCTCGTACGCCGCGATCGCCGAATGGGTCGCCGACGTGCCGGCGGCAACGGCTCTCGCTTTGGGCATGATCCCGGATCGGCGCCCATCGGAGGCGATGATTCGTCGGCTGTTGCAGGCCATGGACCCGCAACTGCTGACCGCGGCGATCAGTGTCTGGCTCGCCGGCCGGGCCACCGCCTCCACCTCAATGGCCGGTCGGGCGATCGCCGTCGACGGTAAGACCCTGCGCGGCTCCCGCACCACCGACACCCCTGCCCGGCACGTGATGACCGCCTGCGACCAGGCCACCGGTGTGGTCCTGGCCAGCATCGACGTCGACGGCAAAACCAACGAGATCACCCGGTTCGCACCGCTGCTCGACCAGATTGGCGACCTACGCGGCACGGTGATCACCGCCGACGCCCTGCACTGCCAACGCGAGCACGTCACCTACCTCGCCGAACGCGGCGCGCACTGGATCCTGACCGTCAAAGGCAACCAACCCCACTTGCACGCGCAGCTCACCGCACTGCCCTGGCGGGCAGTCCCGGACGCCACCCGCGATACCGACCGCGGACACGGTCGCCGCGAGATCCACAGCTGCAAGATCCTGACGATCTCCACCGGTATCGACTTCCCACACGCCGCCCAAGTCATCCAGATCCGCCGCCGCAGACGCCGCCTGGACCAGCCGAAACGCTTCACCACCGAGACCGTCTACGCCATCACCGATCTCCGCGTTCATCAGGCGAAACCGGCACAACTGGCAGCGTGGACCCGCGAACACTGGTCGATCGAGAACAAGGTCCACTGGGTCCGCGACGTCACCTACGACCTGAGTTGTAGCGATTTAGTGACCACTCCAGCCGAGGGTGGTCAGGAGGGTTCGGGTCTCGGCGGTGATGCGTGGCTGGGCGGTCACTTGCTGGGTGCTGATGGTGACGGTGGCTGA
- a CDS encoding IS1634 family transposase gives MGAFVRRVKTASGATAVQIVHKRGRRVLSIEHIGSAHTDDELALLLQVAEERLHGGQLALDLDGVGTGAGGASAVVEGTSSLILWDVLNSLYDDLGLDRLGDEAFRALVLGRVIEPTSKADTVRVLTEIGIASPHRVTFMRCLKRVVERDYRAVIAQACHRHATRGGGLAVVLYDVTTLHFEVEREDQLRKVGMSKERRVHPQVTVGLLTTADGFPLEIDPFAGNKAETKTLIPVLTRFRDRHQADDLVVVADAGMLSAANLLALEDNGFRFIVGSKTSKIPYELEAHVERHGNHLPDGATIETTRRMGTGTKARDRRVVYQYTFTRAQHDNRAINAMVERAEKVAAGERPLKKDRFVTFTDSTTSVNWDLVERARSLIGIKGYVTNIDPTVMDGAAVVAAYHDLYQVERSFRMTKSDLAARPVFHRLEDSIQAHLTVVFAAPAISREAQARSGLSINKILKTLRPLRSATVTISTQQVTAQPRITAETRTLLTTLGWSGH, from the coding sequence GTGGGCGCTTTCGTGCGGCGGGTGAAGACCGCCTCCGGAGCGACCGCGGTCCAGATCGTGCACAAACGAGGCCGGCGGGTGCTGAGCATCGAGCACATCGGCTCGGCCCATACCGACGACGAGTTGGCGCTGCTGCTGCAGGTCGCTGAGGAACGCCTGCATGGTGGGCAGTTGGCCCTGGACCTGGACGGCGTCGGCACCGGTGCGGGCGGGGCGTCGGCGGTGGTCGAGGGCACGTCCTCGCTGATCTTGTGGGATGTCCTGAACAGCCTCTACGACGACCTCGGCCTGGATCGCCTCGGCGACGAGGCGTTTCGGGCGTTGGTTCTGGGCCGGGTGATCGAGCCGACCAGCAAGGCCGACACCGTGCGTGTGTTGACCGAGATCGGGATCGCCTCGCCGCATCGGGTGACGTTCATGCGCTGCCTCAAGCGGGTGGTCGAGCGGGACTACCGGGCCGTGATCGCGCAGGCCTGTCACCGGCACGCCACCCGCGGCGGCGGGCTGGCGGTCGTGCTCTACGACGTAACCACCCTGCACTTCGAGGTCGAACGCGAAGACCAGCTGCGCAAGGTCGGGATGAGCAAGGAACGCCGCGTCCACCCGCAGGTCACCGTCGGGCTGCTCACCACCGCCGACGGGTTCCCGCTGGAGATAGACCCCTTCGCCGGCAACAAAGCCGAGACCAAAACCCTGATCCCGGTGCTGACCCGATTCCGCGACCGCCACCAGGCCGACGACCTGGTCGTGGTGGCCGACGCCGGGATGCTGTCCGCGGCCAACCTGCTGGCCTTGGAAGACAACGGATTCCGGTTCATCGTCGGCTCCAAGACCAGCAAAATCCCCTACGAACTTGAGGCCCACGTCGAGCGGCACGGCAACCACCTGCCCGACGGCGCGACGATCGAGACCACCCGGCGCATGGGCACCGGGACCAAGGCCCGCGACCGGCGGGTGGTCTACCAGTACACGTTCACACGAGCCCAGCACGACAACCGCGCGATCAACGCCATGGTCGAACGCGCCGAAAAGGTCGCCGCCGGCGAACGACCGCTGAAGAAGGACCGCTTCGTCACCTTCACCGACAGCACCACCAGCGTGAACTGGGACCTCGTCGAACGCGCCCGATCCCTGATCGGGATCAAGGGCTACGTCACCAACATCGACCCCACCGTGATGGACGGCGCGGCCGTCGTGGCCGCCTACCACGACCTCTACCAGGTCGAACGTTCCTTCCGGATGACCAAGTCCGACCTGGCCGCACGACCGGTCTTCCACCGCCTCGAAGACAGCATCCAGGCCCACCTGACCGTCGTGTTCGCCGCCCCGGCCATCTCCCGCGAAGCCCAAGCACGCTCCGGGCTGAGCATCAACAAGATCCTCAAGACCCTGCGGCCCCTCCGCTCAGCCACCGTCACCATCAGCACCCAGCAAGTGACCGCCCAGCCACGCATCACCGCCGAGACCCGAACCCTCCTGACCACCCTCGGCTGGAGTGGTCACTAA